The following are encoded in a window of Carya illinoinensis cultivar Pawnee chromosome 15, C.illinoinensisPawnee_v1, whole genome shotgun sequence genomic DNA:
- the LOC122297581 gene encoding cleft lip and palate transmembrane protein 1 homolog, whose amino-acid sequence MAPPPGTEGQVQGQQGRQQQQQQGGFSQMITGVIRMAVFWYFASKFFSPKTPSDPSQLISNLFHKGEPLDMWLYVSEHEKFSDFGNEQALIWHERNIPYAVWGPESTRSLSLKYYPSEALKHNGSLYAHVFFARSGYPPDPNDPEYQPLAAFGRTHSVVTYLPKSKADKRKSLLGNSKGSDEVETVIEVVDGTEGDSIDDKPVEWVSYWKPNITINLVDDFTRYPHNAAPPNVAPYLNVEPSTGNYYPTIFFNEFWLLKDKLIPLNETVTELPLNLEVGSISMTKWQIFLQIDQSFQIHRSYGSMLEGEADELKRVFLEGNPYLLAITMVVSLLHSVFDFLAFKNDIQFWNKNKSMEGLSAKSVVVSFLCQLIVFLYLLDNDTSWMILASSGIGCCIEFWKIGKAMHIEIDRSGRIPMLRFRDRESYAGNKTKEYDDMAMKYLSYVLFLLVACSSVYSLMYERHKSWYSWILSSLTSCVYMFGFIMMCPQLFINYKLKSVAHLPWRQMTYKFLNTIIDDLFAFVIKMPTLHRLSVFRDDVIFLIYVYQRWIYPVDKKRVNEFGFGGEDDQVTDGAEVAATNEEEKKTN is encoded by the exons atggcGCCGCCCCCGGGGACGGAGGGGCAAGTTCAAGGGCAGCAAGGTAGACAGCAACAGCAACAACAGGGTGGGTTCTCTCAGATGATTACGGGTGTCATAAGGATGGCTGTCTTTTGGTACTTCGCTTCCAAATTCTTCTCTCCCAAAACCCCATCCGACCCTTCCCAACTCATCTCCAATCTCTTTCACAAGGGCGAACCCCTG GATATGTGGTTATATGTCTCTGAACATGAGAAGTTCAGTGACTTCGGCAACGAACAGGCACTTATTTGGCATGAAAGAAATATTCCGTATGCAGTTTGGGGACCGGAGAGTACCAGGTCTCTTTCTTTGAAGTATTATCCATCTGAG GCTTTGAAGCACAATGGGAGTCTATATGCTCACGTTTTCTTTGCACGCTCTGGTTACCCACCAGATCCAAATGATCCGGAGTACCAACCTCTGGCTGCTTTCGGAAGGACACACT CTGTTGTAACATACTTGCCCAAGTCAAAAGCAGATAAAAGGAAGAGCTTATTGGGAAACTCCAAAGGTTCTGATGAGGTTGAAACAGTGATTGAG GTGGTTGATGGTACTGAAGGTGATTCTATAGATGATAAACCTGTGGAGTGGGTTTCATATTGGAAGCCAAACATTACAATCAATTTAGTCGATGATTTTACAAG ATACCCCCATAATGCTGCACCTCCAAATGTTGCGCCTT ATTTGAATGTTGAGCCTAGTACAGGGAACTACTATCCTACCATATTCTTCAATGAGTTTTGGTTACTCAAAGATAAGTTGATACCATTGAATGAAACAGTGACAGAATTGCCACTAAACCTGGAGGTGGGTTCCATAAGCATGACCAAGTGGCAAATATTCCTGCAGATTGACCAATCTTTCCAGATTCACCGTAGTTACGGAAGCATGCTTGAAGGCGAGGCTGATGAGTTGAAG AGGGTGTTCTTGGAAGGAAATCCATACCTCCTGGCAATCACAATGGTTGTTTCCTTGCTTCATTCAGTGTTTGACTTCTTGGCATTTAAGAATG ACATCCAATTTTGGAACAAAAATAAGTCTATGGAAGGACTATCTGCAAAGTCTGTTGTAGTGAGCTTTCTGTGTCAGCTCATTGTTTTCCTCTATCTACTTGATAATGATACCTCATGGATGATTCTGGCAAGTTCTGGAATTGGTTGCTGcattgagttttggaaaatcGGAAAGGCCATGCACATAGAG ATTGATAGAAGTGGGAGAATACCCATGCTAAGGTTCCGGGATCGCGAGTCCTATGCAGGGAATAAGACAAAGGAATATGATGATATGGCAATGAAGTATTTGTCCTATGTACTGTTCCTCCTTGTTGCATGCTCATCTGTATACTCGCTCATGTATGAGCGCCACAAGAGCTGGTATTCTTGGATTCTATCATCACTGACAAGCTGTGTATACATGTTTG GTTTCATAATGATGTGCCCTCAATTGTTCATAAATTACAAGCTGAAGTCTGTGGCTCATCTACCCTGGAGGCAGATGACATACAAATTCCTCAACACCATCATTGATGATCTCTTTGCCTTTGTCATAAAAATGCCAACACTGCATCGGCTGTCTGTCTTTCGTGATG ATGTTATATTTCTGATCTATGTGTACCAGAGGTGGATATATCCAGTGGACAAGAAACGCGTCAATGAATTCGGTTTTGGTGGCGAGGATGATCAGGTCACTGATGGTGCAGAGGTGGCTGCCACaaatgaagaagagaagaaaaccaACTGA
- the LOC122297580 gene encoding protein SUPPRESSOR OF GENE SILENCING 3: MSSGRGGDQSSKGKNLSEVNSPKVDHLNNKMADINLNSEQDDGQWEVARKPKNRAGSSAAKQMGSQSSSSSRAWGNPNMGQKRWMRGNGAPGRASVNSWSTQTADSKRPAGRGQPRHQSSTRGFEGNYVAPQPVIGPPLEHGWNWPAISVSTQSKGLEDGQLKDETILNSRHDNDVDADKDDNVDEADDEDSDVMEDTDEDMSDDDDSDASQKSHNTRKKSRWFKKFFEILDSLSVDDINNPTRQWHCPACQGGPGAIDWYRGLQPLMTHAKTKGANRMKIHRELAELLEEELRLRGTSVIPAGEAFGKWKGLKDEKDHEIIWPPMVVIMNTRLEQDENEKWVGMGNQELLDYFSSYAAIKARHSYGPQGHRGMSVLIFEASARGYLEAERLHKHFAEQGTDRDAWERRRVLFYQGGKRQLYGYMAVKEDLDIFNYHSQGKSKLKYEIRSYQEMVVNQIRQMSEDNQQLIYLKNKVVKEKSYSKAVEECLDITSEKLRKAQEEMRIVKHRTKLQHEENKEEMYLQEQFFKDQIKTIHESREAKEEDFERMQQEERDKVKQLNENPSNADEYKLRVEEIAKYIKVQDREMEDFVEERDKLIKVHGEKMAAMKRRHWDEEVELEKEFNAELTQLMDKYTPPPRPDDSTNNSF; this comes from the exons ATGAGTTCAGGTAGAGGAGGTGATCAATCATCCAAGGGGAAGAATCTATCAGAAGTCAATAGCCCTAAGGTTGACCACTTGAATAATAAAATGGCAGACATCAACCTGAACTCAGAACAAGATGATGGTCAATGGGAGGTTGCAAGGAAGCCCAAGAACAGAGCTGGAAGcagtgctgcaaaacaaatggGTTCTCAAAGTAGTAGTAGTTCTAGAGCTTGGGGAAATCCAAATATGGGTCAAAAACGATGGATGCGAGGTAACGGTGCCCCAGGAAGGGCTTCTGTGAATTCCTGGTCAACACAAACTGCTGATTCTAAGCGACCTGCAGGCAGGGGACAGCCAAGGCACCAATCATCCACTAGGGGCTTTGAGGGTAATTATGTGGCCCCACAACCTGTAATTGGCCCTCCATTGGAGCATGGATGGAACTGGCCTGCTATATCTGTTTCCACTCAATCCAAGGGCTTAGAAGATGGCCAGTTGAAGGATGAAACCATTTTGAACTCCCGTCATGATAATGATGTCGATGCTGATAAGGATGACAATGTTGATGAGGCTGATGACGAGGACTCTGATGTCATGGAAGATACTGATGAGGATATGAGTGATGATGATGACTCTGATGCTAGCCAAAAGAGCCATAACACTCGAAAGAAGAGCAGATGGTTCAAGAAGTTCTTTGAAATTTTGGATAGCTTGTCTGTAGACGACATAAATAATCCGACAAGGCAGTGGCATTGTCCTGCATGCCAAGGTGGTCCTGGTGCCATTGATTGGTATCGAGGGCTGCAGCCTTTGATGACACATGCCAAAACCAAAGGGGCAAACAGGATGAAGATCCACAGGGAGCTGGCTGAACTCTTGGAGGAAGAATTGCGCCTGAGGGGAACATCGGTTATTCCGGCTGGAGAGGCATTTGGTAAATGGAAAGGTCTGAAAGATGAAAAAGACCATGAAATAATTTGGCCTCCGATGGTTGTCATCATGAACACAAGGCTTGAACAGGATGAAAATGAAAAG TGGGTAGGAATGGGGAATCAAGAGCTTCTCGACTACTTCAGCTCATATGCTGCTATTAAGGCTCGACACTCGTATGGTCCACAAGGGCATCGTGGTATGAGTGTTTTGATCTTTGAGGCATCTGCAAGGGGTTATTTGGAAGCTGAACGCCTGCATAAGCATTTTGCCGAGCAAGGAACTGACAGAGATGCTTGGGAGCGTCGTCGTGTCTTATTTTATCAAGGTGGGAAGCGCCAGCTTTATGGCTACATGGCAGTGAAAGAGGATTTGGATATATTTAACTATCATTCCCAAG GAAAATCTAAGCTGAAGTACGAGATTAGATCATACCAGGAGATGGTTGTGAACCAAATTAGGCAGATGAGTgaggacaaccagcagcttatCTATTTGAAGAACAAGGTTGTGAAGGAAAAGAGTTATTCAAAAGCTGTCGAAGAATGTCTTGATATTACGAGTGAGAAGCTGCGCAAGGCACAGGAGGAGATGCGCATTGTAAAACACAGAACCAAACTGCAGCATGAAGAGAACAAGGAAGAG atgTACCTTCAAGAACAATTTTTTAAGGACCAGATCAAAACCATACATGAATCAAGGGAGGCCAAGGAAGAAGATTTTGAGAGGATGCAGCAAGAAGAGCGTGATAAGGTGAAGCAGTTAAATGAAAATCCTTCAAATGCAGACGAATACAAGCTTAG GGTGGAGGAAATtgcaaaatacataaaggtacAAGACAGAGAGATGGAAGATTTTGTGGAGGAGAGAGACAAACTAATTAAAGTTCACGGAGAGAAGATGGCTGCAATGAAGCGGAGGCACTGGGATGAAGAAGTAGAGCTGGAAAAAGAGTTCAATGCTGAACTAACCCAGCTCATGGACAAGTACACTCCCCCACCGCGCCCCGATGATTCCACCAACAACAGCTTTTGA